A stretch of DNA from Candidatus Hydrogenedentota bacterium:
GCGCTCAGCGTGGACCGGCTGTTCGCCGACTCCATCTCGCTGAACGAAGACCTGCGCCTGATGACGATCATCGCCGCAATGATTGCCCAAGCCGTGAAAATGCGGCAAAGCGCCATCGAAGAAAAGCAGCGCCTCATCGACGAGAACCGCCGCCTTCAAGACGAACTCAAGGACCGCTTCCGCCCCGCCAACATCATCGGCAACTCGCGCGGCATGCGGAAGGTCTACGACCTCATCGCGCAGGTCGCGAAAAGCGAAGCGACCGTGCTCATCCGCGGCGAAAGCGGCGTCGGCAAGGAACTCGTCGCCAGCGCAATCCACTACAACAGCCTGCGCGCCAGCAAACCGTTCATCAAGGTGAACTGCGCCGCGCTTCCCGAATCGGTCATCGAGAGCGAACTCTTCGGTCACGAGAAAGGCGCATTCACCGGCGCGGTCACGCAGCGCAAAGGCCGCTTCGAACTCGCCGACGGCGGCACGATTTTCCTCGACGAAATCGGCGACCTCGCGCCCATGATGCAGGTGCGCCTGTTGCGCGTGCTGCAGGAACGCGAATTCGAACGCGTCGGCGGCACCGACACGATCAAGGTGGACGTGCGCGTCATCGCCGCAACCAACCGCGACCTCGAAACGCTCATGACGCAAAGCACCTTCCGCCAGGACTTGTACTACCGGCTGAACGTTTTCCCGATTCACATTCCACCCCTGCGCGAACGCCGCACCGACATCCTCGACCTCGCGAACTTCTTCGTCGAGAAATACAGCAAGACATCGCACAAGAACGTCCGACGCATTTCCACGCCGGCCATCGACATGCTCTGCAGCTACCACTGGCCCGGCAACGTCCGCGAACTCGAGAACTGCATCGAGCGCGCAATCCTGTTGACCACCGACGACGTCGTCCACGGCCACCACCTGCCCCCCACGCTGCAGACCGCCGAGGCCAGCGGCACCGTCGTGAAGGAAACGCTCGACGCCGCACTCGACCGCCTCGAACGCGAACTCATCATCGAGGCGCTCAAGAACACGCGCGGCAACAAAGCCAAAGCCGCCGATTCGCTGGGCATTACCGAGCGCATCATGGGTCTCCGCTGCGACAAGCACAACATCGATCCGCGCATCTATAAAACCGCGCGCGTCGTATAGTGCGGTTCCCGCGGCAGGGCCGCCCGCCGCAGCGCGAAGGTGGAATGGCCGGCGCCAAACCGATTCCCTTGTGATTCGGCCCCTTTTCATAGGATACTGCCGGTCAACGCGCCCACTTCCGCGGCGCAGGGGAAAATACTCATGAAGACGAACCGCCGATCCTTCCTGAAGTCCGCCGCAGTTGCTACCGCTCCCTTCATTCTGCCGTCCCGAATCTGGGCCGCCGAAACCAAGCCCAACGACAAAATCGTCATGGGATTCATCGGCATGGGCAAGCAGAGCCATCACCTGCTCGGGACCTTCCTGCAGTTCCCGGAATGCCGCGTCGTCGCCGTGTGCGACGTCGACACCACGCGCCGCACCAACGCGCAGAATAAGGTAAACGAATTCTATACGCGCAAGCCGGAGATGGGTTCCGCCGGCTGCCAGGCCTACAACGACTTCCGGGAAATCATCGCGCGCAAAGACATCGACGCGGTCTGCATCGCGACGCCCGATCACTGGCATACCATCCCCATGATCGCCGCGCTGGAATCCGGCAAAGACGTCTACTGCGAAAAGCCGCTCACCCACAACATCCACGAAGCGATCGCCGTCATGGACGCGGTGAAAAAGAACAAGCGCGTCCTGCAAACCGGTTCGATGCAACGCTCCATGCGCGAGTTCCGCATCGCCTGCGAACTTGTCCGCAACGGCGCTATCGGAAAGATCGATCACGTCGATTGCAGCTTCGGCCCTCCCGGAGTCCCCTGCGACCTGCCCGAAGAATCCCTCGAACCCGGACTCGATTGGGACCTGTGGATCGGCCCCGGCCCCATGCGCCCGTACAACTCGATACTCAGCCCGCGCGGCATCCACGATCACTTCCCCGATTGGCGCAGCTACAAGGAATACGGCGGCGGCATGGTCTGCGACTGGGGCGCGCACCATCTCGATATCGCCCAATGGGGCCTCGGCATGGACGAAAGCGGACCGGTCGAAGTCCATCCGCCCGACGATCCCAAAGCGACCAACGGCGCCGTCCTCCACTACGCCAACGGCGTGCGCGTGACCCACGTCAGCGGCTTCGGCGCCGAATTCTTCGGCAGCGAAGGCGAGGTCAAGGTCAACCGCGGCCAGTTCGAGTTCTACCGCGACGGCAAAAAAGTCGCCGGCTTCGTCAAACGCGAAGACGGCTCCCTCGGCGCTACGCTGCAACTCGTCGAAAACGAATACCTCAAAAACGCCAAGGTCAAACTCTACAAGAGCGACAACCACCTCAAAGACTTCCTCGACTGCGTCCAATCGCGCACACGCCCGATCACCAACGAAGAAGTCGGCGGCCGCACCGCCATCTGCTGCCACCTCATGAACCAGGCCTACTACAACCACACCACCATCACGTGGAAACCCAAACGCATGAAATTCGCCCGCAACGGCGGCAAACCCGAATGGCTCACCCGCGACTACCGCGCCCCGTGGAAGGTGTAGCGGCAATCCTTCCCACAGAAGTGTTCTGGCCGTCTGCCTCATCTTGGTATTTGTAACTGCTTCGCAGGGTGTTCGCGCGGGGACTGCCAATTCCTCGGCCCTAATATGGAGTGCGGTAGCAGAGTCGACCGAGGCCTTGCGAAGGTCGACGGCGCTACCGCTTTGGCTCTCACAGCGCGACGCCTTGAAGCGAACCTGCCTCCTATGCGCAGGGTCCGGCTCCGCCGGAAGCCAAAGCGGCAGCGCCGAAGACTCTGCTGCCGCACTCCATACCATCAACCTCTCGGCCCTAATATGGAGTGCGGTAGCAGAGTCGACCGAGGCCTTGCGAAGGTTGACGGCGCTACCGCTTTGGCTCTCACAGCGCTCTCTTTGGTAACGAACCTGCGTCCTTTGTCCTGGGTCCGGCTCCGCCGGAAGCCAAAGCGGCAGCGTCGAAGACTTTGCTGCCGCACTTCATACCAACGCACAAGCAAAGAAGACGCGTCGTTGGTGAACGAGGTGCGGTTTCCTTGCGACCCATTCCCCGGCCCATTGACCACGCACCGCGCGGGTTATACAATGTGGTAACGGAGTTTGCCGCATGAAAAAACTTACGAAGCACGGAAACAGCCTGGCACTCGTCATTGACAAACCAATACTCGACCTCCTCAAGATCGACGCGAACACGCCGCTGGAAGTGTCCACGGACGGAGACATGCTCCTCATCAGACCACAGCGACGCGCACGAGCAAACAAAAAGCTCAAAGAAGCCCTGGACTGGACGAACGCGCGGTATGGCAAGGCCCTCAAACGCTTGACAGAGTAAATGCCGCCTGTTTTTCTAAGCACCGACGACGTCCTGGAAATTCACGAGGATCAGATACGGCGATACGGCGGCATGGCGGGCGTCCGCGACCTGTCTCTTCTGCAGTCGGCTGCCGCGCAGCCGTGCGCGAAGTTCAATCAGGCCTACCTTCATCGCGACGCATTCGAAATGGCTGCCGCGTATTTGATCCACATCGTCAGGAACCATACGTTTGTTGACGGCAACAAGCGAACCGGTGCCGGTGCCGCGGCGGCTCGATTATCCCAAGTCCAAATCGGATTTACGGCCACTGCTGTGCTTCAGTCCCGAACTGCCCACTCCCATGCAAGCTTGGCTTTGGTCGGCTCCGGCGGTACTCTATCCGCACCTCAGCCATCTCGCTCCAATGAACTTGTAGACTGGCTGCTGGGCCGTACCGGTTAGGCCCAATGGAAGTAGACTCGGCGAAAACGTATGGCCTTACGAATCGAAACACCTCTGCCCGAAACCGCGCTGGTCCTGCTGCGGCACTGCTATCGTTTTGTTAACGAGGACTGGCAGCACTTGCCACGCAACGAATCCGCAGATCAGGGATTCGAGGTGAAATTACGGGAAAGTTGCGTCACGAAGCTAGCCGGCTGGGAGGTCTCGCAGCACCGCGAGATGAACCTGGGGATGCAGTTGATTACCGCCTCCGGCGTGCTGCACGAGGTTGATGTCGTCGCCCGGCATGAGCCGACAGTTGGGATTCTCGAACTGAAAAACCGGGCCGAATGGCCACCGGAGAAAAACGACGTGATTGTGTTTTTCGCGAAGATTCTGGACTACCTGTGCCTCACACCGGTGCTCTTGCGGTCGTACCTGCTTCCGATCTTTGTATCGAGCTATCCCTTCGAGCAATCGGGCTTAGCCGCGTGCCTCGGGCTTGGCATACATCCGATTGCCCCCCAACTTCGTCCCCTACCCATCCTGATCGATAATGCAAACCGTATGACTGGCGAGATGGATAAAGGCGTAACGCTCTCACCAGAAGACACGCACGCTTTTGACGATTTCTGCGCGAAGCTCAACCACATGACGAGCTTGCTCGCAGGTGCTGACGCTAACGCCCGGTTTGATTGCTTTAACGATCTTACGATCGCGGTTCGCGCCTTCGGAGGTATAGCTGTTACTGAACTGGTCGATGACCTGCGCGCACTGAACGGAGAATGCTCCCGACTGATAAAGGTCGTTAGAACGGCTAAGGGAAGCTGATGTGAATATTTCGAGTTTCAACATCACGGATGTGGGTTATCACTATATTGGCCTGCGGGTACTGGCAGCCATGCCGGAAGCATCACGGGAAGAGCAGAACGCGACAATTTCCCGAAATGTGTTGAAGTACGCACGAGACAAGGCACTCCGCCTGATGCTTCCGGAGCCGAAGAGCACATACGAGACTGTTGGCGAGAAAATCTGCCAGGAACTGGCACATTTTGAGTTTGCCGAGGCGACGAAGGGGCGCGGGTACGAATTGACGGCTGCGGGCATGGAAACGCTGCGGCTGTTAAGCGACAAGAATTATCTCGAACTTCGGCGCAGGATGGCACTGGTGCACTTGAAGACGTACGCGAACCTGCAAGCAGTGGTCCACGTCCATATCGCCCGAAAGGGGATCCCGAGTCCGGCCGTCGAGACTACGAAGACAATAGACACCGCATACATCGCCGCCCTGCTGCGGCCGATATTCGGGACTGCTGCTGAAAGCGAAGCCGAGGGGTTATTCGAACAGATGAAGGAGCGCTCAGCCAAGCAGGTGGAAGACGCACTTCGTGAGCGGGTGTTGAAGAAACTCATGCCTCAACACTCTCTCGGTGTCCCTCTGTTTCGGTCTATGTGCGACCGTCTAGTTAGTCTTCGTCTGCTTAACGCCATGAAGGTTTTCGGTAAGAAGGCGGACTTTTATCGAACTTACTCACCGTGCGTCGAAGGCCCACCGACTCGGGAGTGGCACCGCCGGGCAGAAACTTCACTAACCACCGGTGGAACCTACACAATTTACTTAAGCGAGCCAAACTTCGAAGACGACGAAACACAGCGGGACCTTCTTAAGGCTCTCGATGCGGCTTACTCGACTTTGAAGGCACAGGCGGGATATTTTGACTTGCCCGACGTGCGGGATTTTGTATGTGAGAATCTTTTGATTCCCGAAGCCGCGTTCGATGAAGGCATCATTGTGCTGTTGGAGAAACCGAAGCCGCCTATCACCCTTGGGTTGACCTATGAACGCATAACGGGACGGCGAAAGCCACTAGTCCGAGTGGGCGAGTCCACGCAGATTTACAACTTGATAAGGAGTGCATAATGGCCATCCATCTCCCCAAGAAGCACACCACGCCCATCAGCTCGAAGTACGAAATGCTGGGGCTGCGGGACTTGCCATTCCCCGACGGTGGATTCGTTGACCCGTACAGCACCGACCCGAGGACCAATGGCAGTATTTACGCCGTGTCCACAGCTCAGTCGGCTATCACGAAGTTCGAGAACCTGCTGATCCGGCCCGACGATTTCCCCAACCGTGTCCGGCTAGCTTACCTTTGGTCCAAGGGTGACAGCCAAAGCGGTCGCGGAGTAGGCAAGACCGCACTCCTACGCTACTTTCGACAACGGATCAATTGCGACTGGGGAGAAACAGAATTCAATACACGGTTTTCTGCGGTGGTCGTGTATGTCGGCTTCCGCAGCCAGGTTGACCGCCGATACATGGAGCAGCTTGCGTTGTCGGCACTAGTCGACGTCTGTAAGAACGGCGTGCTGGATGCTTCACGTGCGGCGCTTCGGTTGAGCGCAATCCCCGAAGCAAAGGTCGAAGCCATCCTAGCCGATGATGGTGAGGGCACTTCCGGTGCTGACAACCTCCTCAACGATCAGGTACTCCAAAAGCATGATGTTGATCCCGAATCGCTTGACGAACAGGTGATAAGTACGCTCATCAGTGCTGGAGTCGAGGTTCCCGTCGCCCATCCGCTCGCGAAAGGTACGTTCGAGGATTATCTTCGGGCAATGCGAAGAGACGGAGCTTTGGAGCCGCTATACGTCCCCAGGGACACGAAGATTCTCGACTATTCCAGAACGCTGCTATTCAACGATATCGTTCGATACCTGCGCGCGGCCGGGTACGGCGGAGGCTATCTGTTCATTGACGACATTGAAAACTTAGTTGACCAGATGGCTCGACGGGAGCGGATAGAGTTCGCGAAGGAGTTTGGACTTTGCACGGTCAGGCCGGGATACGCGAACACCGAGTACCGCTTTTTCTCCAACGTACTCACTACTCATC
This window harbors:
- the nifA gene encoding nif-specific transcriptional activator NifA, producing the protein MEATIEVGASRIVDPEIRREVSELALLFDISQRLDQSIDLRDVVGPLLQAIADNTGMVRGTLTLVNRETDEIYIETAHGLSPSQQERGRYRPGEGVTGKVIQTGQAAVIPRISDEPTFLDRTGARKQLEKSSISFICVPIKLGSETIGALSVDRLFADSISLNEDLRLMTIIAAMIAQAVKMRQSAIEEKQRLIDENRRLQDELKDRFRPANIIGNSRGMRKVYDLIAQVAKSEATVLIRGESGVGKELVASAIHYNSLRASKPFIKVNCAALPESVIESELFGHEKGAFTGAVTQRKGRFELADGGTIFLDEIGDLAPMMQVRLLRVLQEREFERVGGTDTIKVDVRVIAATNRDLETLMTQSTFRQDLYYRLNVFPIHIPPLRERRTDILDLANFFVEKYSKTSHKNVRRISTPAIDMLCSYHWPGNVRELENCIERAILLTTDDVVHGHHLPPTLQTAEASGTVVKETLDAALDRLERELIIEALKNTRGNKAKAADSLGITERIMGLRCDKHNIDPRIYKTARVV
- a CDS encoding Gfo/Idh/MocA family oxidoreductase → MKTNRRSFLKSAAVATAPFILPSRIWAAETKPNDKIVMGFIGMGKQSHHLLGTFLQFPECRVVAVCDVDTTRRTNAQNKVNEFYTRKPEMGSAGCQAYNDFREIIARKDIDAVCIATPDHWHTIPMIAALESGKDVYCEKPLTHNIHEAIAVMDAVKKNKRVLQTGSMQRSMREFRIACELVRNGAIGKIDHVDCSFGPPGVPCDLPEESLEPGLDWDLWIGPGPMRPYNSILSPRGIHDHFPDWRSYKEYGGGMVCDWGAHHLDIAQWGLGMDESGPVEVHPPDDPKATNGAVLHYANGVRVTHVSGFGAEFFGSEGEVKVNRGQFEFYRDGKKVAGFVKREDGSLGATLQLVENEYLKNAKVKLYKSDNHLKDFLDCVQSRTRPITNEEVGGRTAICCHLMNQAYYNHTTITWKPKRMKFARNGGKPEWLTRDYRAPWKV
- a CDS encoding AbrB/MazE/SpoVT family DNA-binding domain-containing protein; amino-acid sequence: MKKLTKHGNSLALVIDKPILDLLKIDANTPLEVSTDGDMLLIRPQRRARANKKLKEALDWTNARYGKALKRLTE
- a CDS encoding type II toxin-antitoxin system death-on-curing family toxin encodes the protein MPPVFLSTDDVLEIHEDQIRRYGGMAGVRDLSLLQSAAAQPCAKFNQAYLHRDAFEMAAAYLIHIVRNHTFVDGNKRTGAGAAAARLSQVQIGFTATAVLQSRTAHSHASLALVGSGGTLSAPQPSRSNELVDWLLGRTG